GAGTACGTCTAGGGGGACGGGAGCAAGTGAAAAAGAACAGGGCGCCGATGTGGTAATCGGCAGCCTGTTCTTTTTTACGGCGTGAGTGGGCTAATCGTTGGTGTTCATGATGAACTCGATGTCGGATATGATGCGCGTAGCCTCGTCGAGATGAGGTTTATCTTGCTCGGGATTGGACACATAGGCGGCCATGATCGCCCGCGTCTTGTCCACGAGGAACCAGACCCGCCAGTGAGTCGCCTCTTCCTTCTCCTTGAAAGTATAGTCCAGGGTCGCTATTCCCATTTCTCCCCGCTTTTCGACCTTCACGGCCTCCCGGGGGAAGGGCACATCGCGCTCTTCCATGGCGTCTTCAAGGTAGTTTCTTGCCGCGTCAACCGGCGAGTTCCTGGTCTCTTCCCGCTCGATGAATGAAAGCTGCATCATCCCTGGCCAGCCGTCCTTTTCAAGGAGCACAAAACCCATTTCTTCCCGCTCGTTCCAGCCGTCGGGCAAAAACAGGTTGATCCACCGTTCATAGGTCACTTTTTTACCCATGGCGGGGATTGTAATGGAGGAGTCCGTGTCAGTCAAATGAGTTTCGCAAATAGGGGGAAAAGAACTGTTTATACTGACAAACGCTGTTTGAGATGGGCTAAAATAAGGGATGCATTCTCCGCCGGGTCATTCCGGCCGTCCACGATAACGTCCGGCTTCACCGGCGCCTCGTAGGGAGTTTGCAGTCCCGGTACGGACGAGGCTGTTCCCAGTGCCGCCTGCGCATAAATACCCTTGGGGTCCCTCTGCACGCATACCTCCCGGGGGCAATCCACATACACCTCGACGAAGCGGTGAATGCGTTCCCGGGCCCGGTCACGGTATGCACGCTTGTTGGCCGTGGCATCGAATATGACATTCGCCCCGCCCCTGAC
The Nitrospirota bacterium genome window above contains:
- a CDS encoding adenylyl-sulfate kinase: MSNKEGFAVWITGIPAAGKSAVTRELANRLRERGLPIVVLESDELRKILTPEPVYTGDERDRFYGQLARIGELIVRGGANVIFDATANKRAYRDRARERIHRFVEVYVDCPREVCVQRDPKGIYAQAALGTASSVPGLQTPYEAPVKPDVIVDGRNDPAENASLILAHLKQRLSV